AATGGTGGCTGAACCTGTTTCTGTGACCCCATTACTGCTATTTCCCTGTATAATCTAGTATAGTATAGTTGCTAAAATTATTCATAATAATGGAAATATTCTATTTACAACCTTAAATAACATGCCAAATGAAGTTATCTTTTTTTTAATTTTATCAATTGACCTCGCACTTATTCTTTTCGCATTTAGACTTGGAAAGGAGTGGTTGTTCGCTGCAATTGCAGCGAACATGATTATTGTGAATTTTACATCATCTTTGCTTATTCCATTATTTGGCTTTGTTGCAAGTGCGGCTGCTGTTACATATGCAGCAATTTTTTTAGCAACAGATATTCTTACTGAGCATTATGGAAAGAAAGAAGGTTATAAATCTGTATGGATTGCATTCACAATGACATTGCTGTTTGTAGTTATAACGCAGTTAGTTTTATCATTTGATTCTATTTCTGACACAGCGTCTCTTAGTGAGTCGATGAGAAAAGCGTTAGAAGCAAGCCCCAGAATTGCTTTGGCAGGATTAACGGCATACCTTGTCGCTCAGAACTTTGATATTTGGTTTTATCATTTAATTCATTCAAAAACTGGTCCGAGACTTCTTTGGCTTCGCAACAACTTGAGTACTATGGTTTCTCAAGCGATTGACTCTGTTATATTTTTCTCAATTGCATTTGTCGGAGTACTTCCATTTGTAGTAATTGTACAACTTATTATAACTGGGTATGTAGCAAAGCTTGTGGTGGCTGTTATTGATACTCCTTTTGTTTATTTAAGTTATCTGATTAAAAAGAAGTAAAGTAAACGGTAGTAATAGGAAAATGAGGATAAGTATAATGTTTTAACATTAGAGTGTTAATTCTCTCGAGGTCCATCCTAGGGGTTCCCCCAGGATGGACCTCGGGGTCTGTAAGGATAATGGAGCGATAAGGATTGTTGGTGCTGGGGTTTGAGGGTGGGTGATGTAGCCGTGGTACCTGTGCTAATTAATTTCTTTAGAAAATAACTGAGGAACCACCTTTTCCCGTTGCTCTCACCACTCCTCTTTAAGGTCGCACCTCCGTTATTTTCTTTATTTTACTTGATTTTAATTAGCACAGGTGCCAGCCGTAATGGTTGACATAAGACATTATTTGTGTTATCTTATGGTTGGCAATTTCGCCTACAAACAGGAGAAATAAATGTACAAAAAACTATGTGCAATTTTAATTTTCGTAGCAATATTTTTGTCCGGCTGTTCAACAGAGTCAATTAACGGAGGTGAAGTTGGTGTTATCCAAGATAAACCCTTTTTCTTTGGAAATGAAGGTTTTCGAGAACATGTTGAACCGCAAGGTAGAGTTGTTACCTGGCTCACTTCAGATATTCACAAAGTATTCATAGCACCACAAACGATACGGATATCTGTAGATGATCTAATGTCAAAAGATAAAGTACCTTTAGATTTTGACATTGCCGTAACCATAGAATCAACTAGTCCGGAAACTGTGTGGAAAATGCTTAGTCAGTACGGTGGAGGAGTCACACATACATTTAACAAGTTTGTCTTACAAGGCACCTACACACAAGAAGGTGTTTTAATTAGGCCAACAGGTGAATTTATGAGTCACCTTCGCGATAAGGTAAAGACTTACGCAATGGACGAGTATGTAGTAGGTCAAACAATGGAAGGTAAGACATCTTCTGCCAGTAAGGACACAGAAGAATCTCTTGTTTCTTACGTTAATAGTTTTTTGGAAAGCAGAGGTGTTGAAATCAGGGTTGTGAATATAGCTTTAGGAAGAGCGATACCTCCACAGGGTGTAAAAGACTCTATGGAAAGGACTGCAGAGCAAATACAAAGAGTGAGAACAGAAGCAGAAAGAGAGCAGGCTGAAATCTCACGAAAGAATGCAGAAAAGGCTGCAGCTGATGCAGATAAACAATATATGGAAGAACTTGGTATAACTTCTGAGCAGTACTTAAAAATCAGAGAACTGCAGATGGTTGAAAACGTTTGCGGTAAATCAGCAAAAGATCTAAAAGATAATGATCAACAAGGTAATAAACCTCGTTGTATGCTGGTTTATGGCCAAGCCTTACCAACAATAAGTACATCAATGGATTAAAATTTCATTGTTAAATCCCCGACAACCTCGGGGATTTATTTATGTTTTTGTAGTTTTTACTTTATTTTGTCCCGAGGGTAACCCTCGGGATAGGTTTGGTTTGTGAAGAAG
Above is a genomic segment from Candidatus Nomurabacteria bacterium containing:
- a CDS encoding queuosine precursor transporter, producing MPNEVIFFLILSIDLALILFAFRLGKEWLFAAIAANMIIVNFTSSLLIPLFGFVASAAAVTYAAIFLATDILTEHYGKKEGYKSVWIAFTMTLLFVVITQLVLSFDSISDTASLSESMRKALEASPRIALAGLTAYLVAQNFDIWFYHLIHSKTGPRLLWLRNNLSTMVSQAIDSVIFFSIAFVGVLPFVVIVQLIITGYVAKLVVAVIDTPFVYLSYLIKKK
- a CDS encoding SPFH domain-containing protein translates to MYKKLCAILIFVAIFLSGCSTESINGGEVGVIQDKPFFFGNEGFREHVEPQGRVVTWLTSDIHKVFIAPQTIRISVDDLMSKDKVPLDFDIAVTIESTSPETVWKMLSQYGGGVTHTFNKFVLQGTYTQEGVLIRPTGEFMSHLRDKVKTYAMDEYVVGQTMEGKTSSASKDTEESLVSYVNSFLESRGVEIRVVNIALGRAIPPQGVKDSMERTAEQIQRVRTEAEREQAEISRKNAEKAAADADKQYMEELGITSEQYLKIRELQMVENVCGKSAKDLKDNDQQGNKPRCMLVYGQALPTISTSMD